In Humulus lupulus chromosome 7, drHumLupu1.1, whole genome shotgun sequence, the following are encoded in one genomic region:
- the LOC133789237 gene encoding disease resistance-like protein DSC1, producing the protein MEKLKKLWLNGSGIEVMPSTIENLVVLDELNLCNCKNLKCIPTTICKLKSLIALYMSGCSQLKSFPEILEPMKKLEVLWLNESGIEVMPSTIENLVVLDELNLCDCKNLKCIPTTICKLKSLTALHMRGCSQLKSFPEILEPMEKLEKLYLDETGIEEMPSTIENLVVLDVLSLRYIKNLKCLPTTICKLKSLTTLYVIGYSQLKSFPEILEPMEKLEVLYLNGSGIEVLPPSIERLVTLKYLGLTRCKDLKSIPTNIYNMRNISKIIIDDPELKNLSYCGFSSLILSGPSEAIASQLRAEVQNSKCRSSCPITSINVLFILHSDGLKCGAGIPFACCECFLFYSVHNILASQYFEYNIYRCREISKILRDECYYGEEEDQDLISCPKASFCYSGNAIPRWFTYQSVGSSIEVNLVPSSDNYFSFLGFAICIVVDFDPCTSNPGVVDLNCEYHLKSNDGQSSKFCSILLRQKATHDSDGDSNVDNNDILDWSSGNVFISYLYRKGKEIKSANNGVASKILCDFMWWSSTTASLSSFVSKDFLVFGFFHFIYIFVVMHRTLFPL; encoded by the exons ATGGAGAAGCTAAAGAAACTTTGGTTAAATGGAAGTGGGATTGAAGTGATGCCATCAACAATAGAGAATCTTGTTGTGCTTGATGAGCTAAACTTGTGCAATTGCAAAAATCTCAAGTGTATTCCAACCACCATTTGCAAGCTGAAGTCTCTTATAGCATTATATATGAGTGGTTGCTCACAATTGAAAAGTTTTCCAGAAATCTTGGAGCCTATGAAGAAGCTAGAAGTGCTTTGGTTAAATGAAAGTGGGATTGAAGTGATGCCATCAACAATAGAGAATCTTGTTGTGCTTGATGAGCTAAACTTGTGTGATTGCAAAAATCTCAAGTGTATTCCAACCACCATTTGCAAGCTGAAGTCTCTTACAGCATTACATATGAGAGGTTGCTCACAATTGAAAAGTTTTCCAGAAATCTTGGAGCCTATGGAGAAGCTAGAGAAACTTTATTTAGATGAAACAGGGATTGAAGAGATGCCATCAACAATAGAGAATCTTGTTGTGCTTGATGTGCTAAGCTTGCGCTATATCAAAAATCTCAAGTGCCTTCCAACCACCATTTGCAAGCTGAAGTCTCTTACAACATTATATGTTATTGGTTACTCACAATTGAAAAGCTTTCCAGAAATCTTGGAGCCTATGGAGAAGCTAGAGGTACTTTATTTAAATGGAAGTGGGATTGAAGTGCTACCGCCATCAATTGAACGTCTAGTTACTCttaaatatttaggtttaactagaTGTAAAGATCTCAAGTCTATTCCAACCAACATCTACAATATGAGAAACATTTCTAAAATCATTATTGATGACCCAGAACTAAAAAATTTGTCATATTGTGGTTTTTCCTCATTAATACTATCAGGTCCCAGTGAAGCCATTGCTAGTCAATTACGTGCAGAAGTTCAAAATTCCAAGTGCAGAAGTTCTTGCCCTATCACAAGTATAAATGTTTTATTCATATTACATTCTGATGGACTCAAATGTGGCGCCGGCATTCCATTCGCTTGTTGTGAGTGCTTTCTATTTTACTCGGTGCATAATATTTTGGCGAGCCAATATTTTGAGTATAATATTTACCGGTGTCGCGAAATTTCCAAAATTTTGCGTGATGAATGTTATTATGGTGAAGAAGAAGATCAG GATTTAATAAGTTGTCCAAAAGCAAGTTTTTGCTATTCAGGAAATGCAATTCCTCGATGGTTTACTTATCAATCTGTGGGTTCATCAATAGAAGTAAACTTGGTTCCCTCTTCGGATAATTATTTCAGCTTCTTAGGCTTTGCTATATGCATTGTCGTTGATTTTGATCCGTGCACTTCAAATCCTGGTGTGGTGGACTTAAATTGTGAATACCATCTCAAAAGCAATGATGGTCAAAGTTCCAAATTCTGTTCAATTCTACTGCGACAAAAAGCTACTCATGATTCTGATGGAGATTCTAATGTAGACAACAATGACATTTTAGACTGGTCATCGGGCAATGTGTTCATATCGTATCTTTACCGAAAAG GAAAGGAAATCAAATCAGCTAATAACGGTGTTGCTTCCAAAATTCTCTGCGACTTTATGTGGTGGTCCTCAACTACTGCTTCGCTATCTTCTTTTGTTTCAAAAGACTTTCTAGTTTTTGGGTtctttcattttatatatattttcgtTGTAATGCATCGCACTCTTTTTCCCCTCTAG
- the LOC133792652 gene encoding probable disease resistance protein At4g19520, with protein MVRSQLKKLWNETQDVNNLKYVNLSHSKNLTCFPNLAKANLQMLRLHGCTNLVNLPPLRFHNILDNAEKESEVMHKYNCLMLQFIYHKVYDERKSIHQNVRHFAVRQSVEQHSLKQDSDVFMNITPSLLDYVWTDGAYSCLLDLKGCSNLRSLSVMSGNIKFICLRSTAIKELHSSIGYLKNLLVLDLCNCKCIKNLPTSIRNLESLEYLDMFGCKSIEKFPELPKNIKGLDLSRTSIQQVDSSSFECLPCLHILYMNSCIELESLPTSICKLKSLVRLDLGKCSRLKLFPEILEPMEKLEKLYLDESGIEEMPSTIENLVVLRD; from the exons ATGGTTCGAAGCCAACTTAAGAAACTGTGGAATGAAACTCAG GATGTTAACAACTTGAAATATGTCAATCTCTCTCACTCAAAGAATCTGACTTGTTTTCCAAATCTCGCTAAAGCAAATCTTCAAATGCTGCGCCTCCATGGTTGTACAAATTTAGTTAACCTTCCCCCGTTAAGGTTTCACAACATTCTTGATAATGCAGAGAAAGAATCCGAAGTCATGCACAAATATAATTGTTTAATGCTACAATTTATATATCATAAGGTGTATGATGAGCGTAAAAGCATTCACCAGAATGTGCGACATTTTGCTGTGCGACAATCTGTTGAGCAACATTCTCTTAAGCAAGATTCTGATGTGTTCATGAATATAACCCCATCCCTATTGGACTATGTGTGGACAGACGGGGCCTATAGTTGCTTGCTTGATCTCAAAGGGTGCTCCAACCTTAGAAGTCTTTCAGTGATGTCTGGTAATATAAAATTCATATGTTTGCGTTCAACTGCAATAAAAGAATTGCATTCCTCAATTGGCTATCTCAAAAATCTTCTTGTGCTTGATCTCTGTAATTGTAAATGTATCAAGAATCTTCCAACTAGTATTCGTAATTTGGAGTCATTGGAATACCTAGATATGTTTGGATGTAAATCCATTGAAAAGTTTCCCGAGCTTCCAAAAAATATAAAAGGACTAGATTTGAGTAGAACATCAATACAACAAGTGGATTCATCATCCTTTGAGTGTCTACCTTGTCTCCATATTTTATACATGAATAGTTGTATAGAGCTTGAAAGCCTCCCAACTAGCATATGTAAGTTGAAGTCTCTTGTGAGACTAGATCTTGGAAAGTGCTCACGATTGAAACTTTTTCCAGAAATCTTGGAGCCTATGGAGAAGCTAGAGAAACTTTATTTAGATGAAAGTGGGATTGAAGAGATGCCATCAACAATAGAGAACCTTGTTGTGCTTCGTGA TTGA
- the LOC133789238 gene encoding TMV resistance protein N-like, with the protein MNEDVSGPHPNINHVDLSLKPSMDADDDQHQKKKKYDVFISFRGEDTRRTITSHLEKALKERGIETYIDNRLERGEEISKALLDAIEDSKFSIVIFSTNYATSSWCLDELEHIIQCKKEEMQMVLPVFYNVDPANVRRQKESYADAFVKLEQRFSDTKTRKWRSALTEAASLSGWHVSEKDNRNDAELVDEIVKHIRGKLKTPSSIDYLEKGLVGIDKRVKDLDKLLANASKVGICGMGGLGKTTLAEVVFERSRHQFDHGCILKNVREEIEKNGSNHLAKDFIKRLSKEENGDLDYAKKRMLSHKKLLLVLDDVDSLEQYEALLEDEHDWLNSESKVIITSRNKQVLRNIVRGNENIYDLQRLNEEEALQLFLLHAFKRENVEEKEREFSRKFVDYAKGLPIALKVLGSDLYLKSMNEGQSLLSKLKQVEPDQGVQKVLKVSFDGLEEKEKSIFLVIACFFRGQDKDFVKDKLGGRGSFDAVIGVLVDKCLITISKSTFAHGLVLQVHDLLHEMGQSIARGLGRNHLQNQSRLLMSKDICHVLKNDKNWRERLKMFIVLAGRLKIK; encoded by the exons ATGAATGAAGATGTGTCTGGTCCCCACCCAAATATTAATCATGTTGACCTCTCTTTGAAGCCAAGTATGGATGCAGATGATGATCAGcatcagaagaagaagaagtacgATGTTTTTATCAGTTTCAGAGGAGAAGATACCCGCAGAACTATTACTAGTCATCTTGAGAAAGCACTCAAGGAAAGAGGGATTGAAACGTACATCGACAATAGACTTGAGAGAGGAGAAGAGATTTCCAAAGCTCTTTTGGATGCCATTGAGGACTCCAAATTCTCTATAGTTATTTTCTCGACAAATTATGCGACTTCGTCGTGGTGCTTGGACGAGCTTGAGCATATTATCCAATGTAAGAAAGAGGAGATGCAAATGGTTCTGCCTGTGTTTTATAATGTTGATCCAGCTAATGTGCGCAGACAGAAAGAAAGTTATGCAGATGCGTTTGTGAAACTTGAACAGCGTTTTTCTGATACCAAAACACGAAAATGGAGGAGTGCTCTAACTGAAGCAGCTAGTCTTTCTGGATGGCACGTTTCAGAAAAGGACAACAG gAATGATGCTGAGTTAGTTGACGAAATTGTCAAACATATTAGAGGGAAATTGAAAACTCCATCTTCAATTGATTATTTAGAGAAAGGCTTGGTTGGAATCGATAAGCGTGTTAAAGATCTCGACAAATTGTTAGCAAATGCTTCCAAGGTAGGAATTTGTGGCATGGGCGGGCTGGGTAAGACCACCCTAGCTGAAGTTGTATTCGAACGGTCTCGTCATCAATTTGATCATGGGTGCATTTTAAAAAATGTTCGAGAAGAAATCGAAAAAAATGGATCAAATCATTTGGCAAAAGATTTTATCAAAAGACTATCAAAGGAAGAAAATGGAGATTTGGATTATGCAAAAAAGAGAATGCTAAGTCATAAAAAGTTGCTGTTAGTTCTTGATGATGTGGATAGCTTGGAACAATATGAAGCTTTACTTgaagatgaacatgattggttaAACTCTGAAAGTAAAGTTATCATAACAAGCAGAAATAAACAAGTACTTCGAAATATTGTTAGAGGCAACGAAAACATATACGACTTACAGAGACTAAATGAAGAAGAAGCTCTTCAACTCTTCTTGTTGCATGCTTTCAAAAGGGAAAATGTTGAAGAAAAGGAGAGAGAATTTTCAAGAAAGTTTGTAGACTATGCTAAAGGTCTTCCAATTGCTCTTAAAGTCTTGGGTTCTGATCTTTATTTAAAGAGTATGAATGAAGGGCAAAGCTTGTTGAGTAAGCTGAAACAAGTAGAACCCGATCAAGGAGTACAAAAGGTACTAAAAGTAAGTTTTGATGGACTggaagaaaaagagaagagcATATTTCTTGTTATAGCATGTTTCTTTCGAGGTCAGGACAAAGATTTTGTGAAAGATAAATTGGGTGGTCGTGGTTCTTTTGATGCTGTTATTGGAGTTCTTGTTGACAAGTGTTTGATAACTATATCTAAAAGCACATTTGCTCATGGGCTAGTCCTTCAAGTGCATGATTTGTTACATGAAATGGGCCAGTCCATTGCTCGTGGGTTAGGTCGTAATCATTTGCAAAATCAAAGTAGATTATTGATGTCTAAAGATATTTGCCACGTCTTGAAGAATGATAAG AATTGGCGCGAAAGATTGAAGATGTTTATAGTGTTAGCTGGTAGATTGAAGATTAAATAG